One window of the Archangium primigenium genome contains the following:
- a CDS encoding sigma-54-dependent transcriptional regulator, with product MAKVLVIDDEANLRKVLAALLRRDGFDVTVAADGEQGLAEFHKNGADIVVTDLVMPKAGGMEVLRAVNAANPDVPVIIITAHGTVDSAVEAIKAGAFDYVTKPFDQSELSAAIAKAAKAHVVAQRSVRADAKARAAIIGESPQLQDVFKIIDKVADTPATVLITGESGTGKELIASALHGASSRRDKPFIKINCAAIPHTLLESELFGYERGAFTGAVTSKPGRFELADEGTLFLDEIGEIPVEMQVKLLRALQEGEFERVGGIKTTRVDVRLIAATNRDLQQEIDAGRFRKDLYYRLAVVPLVLPALRERRGDIPMLAAHFVEKYNRKLNKKIEGITEDALALLQAYYWPGNIRELENLIERVLLLADGPSITARDLPEPVRQATTPPPAAPAAPLEAAPGEGGLKDIVRMKAAELEKDLISKALDETGGNVTRAARLLQISRKSLQTKMKEFGLRDMAIQDGRDEGAED from the coding sequence ATGGCGAAAGTACTGGTCATCGACGACGAGGCGAACCTGCGCAAGGTGCTCGCCGCCCTGCTGCGCCGCGACGGCTTCGACGTCACCGTGGCCGCCGATGGCGAGCAGGGCCTGGCCGAGTTCCACAAGAACGGCGCGGACATCGTGGTGACCGACCTCGTCATGCCCAAGGCGGGCGGCATGGAGGTCCTCCGGGCCGTCAACGCCGCCAACCCGGACGTGCCCGTCATCATCATCACCGCGCACGGCACCGTGGACTCCGCCGTGGAGGCCATCAAGGCCGGCGCGTTCGACTACGTCACCAAGCCCTTCGATCAGTCGGAGCTCTCCGCCGCCATCGCCAAGGCCGCCAAGGCGCACGTCGTCGCCCAGCGCTCGGTGCGCGCCGACGCCAAGGCGCGCGCCGCCATCATCGGCGAGTCGCCCCAGCTCCAGGACGTCTTCAAGATCATCGACAAGGTGGCGGACACCCCGGCCACCGTGCTCATCACCGGCGAGAGCGGCACGGGCAAGGAGCTCATCGCCTCGGCGCTGCACGGCGCCTCCAGCCGCCGCGACAAGCCCTTCATCAAGATCAACTGCGCCGCCATCCCCCACACCCTGCTGGAGTCGGAGCTCTTCGGCTACGAGCGCGGGGCCTTCACCGGCGCCGTCACCTCCAAGCCCGGCCGCTTCGAGCTGGCCGACGAGGGCACGCTCTTCCTCGACGAGATCGGGGAGATCCCCGTCGAGATGCAGGTGAAGCTCTTGCGCGCGCTGCAGGAGGGCGAGTTCGAGCGCGTGGGCGGCATCAAGACGACGCGCGTGGACGTGCGCCTCATCGCCGCGACCAACCGCGACCTGCAGCAGGAGATCGACGCCGGCCGCTTCCGCAAGGATCTCTACTACCGGCTGGCGGTGGTGCCCCTGGTGCTGCCCGCCCTGCGCGAGCGGCGCGGGGACATCCCCATGCTCGCGGCGCACTTCGTGGAGAAGTACAACCGCAAGCTCAACAAGAAGATCGAGGGCATCACCGAGGACGCGCTCGCGCTCTTGCAGGCCTATTACTGGCCCGGCAACATCCGCGAGCTGGAGAACCTCATCGAGCGCGTGCTGCTGCTCGCCGACGGCCCCTCCATCACCGCGCGCGACCTGCCGGAGCCGGTGCGCCAGGCCACCACGCCACCGCCCGCCGCGCCGGCCGCTCCCCTGGAGGCCGCCCCCGGCGAGGGAGGCCTCAAGGACATCGTCCGCATGAAGGCGGCCGAGCTCGAGAAGGACCTCATCAGCAAGGCCCTGGACGAGACGGGCGGCAACGTCACCCGGGCGGCCCGGCTGCTGCAAATCAGCCGGAAATCCCTACAAACGAAGATGAAGGAATTTGGCCTGCGCGACATGGCGATACAGGATGGGCGCGACGAGGGAGCCGAGGACTGA
- a CDS encoding M23 family metallopeptidase, which yields MAPTALPAPTPGGGLAPAGGVPPTVLQATAPTGMSHVTVRIEGPLETALVAAAGASVGPALAQVVTRTLVWWVDVPGDLRRGDSLDILYETRATEEPLVHAVRFSSGKTGQTHRAYRFQASGDKAPRYYQPGGEELELRLEGSPLDDYEQVTSLLRDGRKHKGVDFKTAVGTPVKAPFTGIVKRKNWSFRFNGNCVELEEVGGKHRRALFLHMDELPRSLKVGDRIAAGTVVGRSGNSGRSFAPHLHYQLEAQNDRVLDPYESHRTYRRSLATAQRASFEAEMRRQDALFGTTVVAGAGAGH from the coding sequence ATGGCCCCCACGGCCCTCCCCGCCCCCACCCCGGGTGGCGGTCTGGCCCCGGCGGGCGGCGTGCCGCCCACGGTGCTCCAGGCCACCGCGCCCACGGGCATGTCGCACGTCACCGTGCGTATCGAGGGCCCCCTGGAGACGGCGCTCGTCGCCGCGGCGGGCGCCTCGGTGGGCCCCGCGCTCGCCCAGGTGGTGACGCGCACGCTGGTGTGGTGGGTGGATGTGCCGGGAGACCTGCGCCGGGGGGACAGCCTGGACATCCTCTATGAGACGCGCGCCACCGAGGAGCCGCTCGTGCACGCGGTGCGCTTCTCCAGCGGCAAGACGGGCCAGACCCACCGCGCCTACCGCTTCCAGGCCTCGGGCGACAAGGCGCCCCGCTACTACCAGCCCGGCGGCGAGGAGCTGGAGCTGCGCCTGGAGGGCTCGCCCCTGGACGACTACGAGCAGGTGACGTCGCTGCTGCGCGATGGCCGCAAGCACAAGGGCGTGGACTTCAAGACCGCGGTGGGCACCCCCGTCAAGGCGCCCTTCACCGGCATCGTGAAGCGCAAGAACTGGAGCTTCCGCTTCAACGGCAACTGCGTGGAGCTGGAGGAGGTGGGGGGCAAGCACCGCCGGGCCCTCTTCCTGCACATGGACGAGCTGCCGCGCTCGCTCAAGGTGGGCGATCGCATCGCCGCCGGCACGGTGGTGGGCCGCAGCGGCAACAGTGGTCGCTCGTTCGCGCCGCACCTGCACTACCAGTTGGAGGCCCAGAACGATCGCGTGCTGGACCCCTACGAGAGCCACCGCACCTACCGGCGCTCGCTGGCGACCGCGCAGCGCGCCTCCTTCGAGGCGGAGATGCGCCGGCAGGACGCGCTGTTCGGCACCACGGTGGTGGCGGGCGCGGGCGCGGGTCACTGA
- the rsmI gene encoding 16S rRNA (cytidine(1402)-2'-O)-methyltransferase encodes MSGTLYLVATPIGNLGDVSTRALETLRQVAFVACEDTRHSRVLLDHFGIAADTVSLPAFAEGQRAGRILDRLEAGEDCALVTDAGSPGISDPGEKLVAEAIERGVKVVPVPGPTALVAALSASGLPTGRFHFLGFLPRKGPERQAMLEEVAPLSATLALYESPRRLGETLADLRDALGERRCVVARELTKVHEEFVRGGLSALVERYATEEPRGEVVVLVEGRTGEQRWSEEELRRALEEGLGRGEKLKGLSTELARRAGWSGQDVYRLGLGLKKR; translated from the coding sequence ATGTCGGGAACGCTTTATCTGGTGGCCACGCCCATCGGGAACCTGGGGGACGTGTCCACGCGGGCCCTGGAGACCTTGCGGCAGGTGGCCTTCGTGGCTTGCGAGGACACGCGCCACTCGCGCGTGCTGCTCGATCACTTCGGCATCGCCGCGGACACGGTGAGCCTGCCCGCCTTCGCCGAGGGGCAGCGCGCGGGCCGCATCCTGGACCGGCTCGAGGCCGGGGAGGACTGCGCCCTGGTGACGGACGCGGGCAGTCCGGGCATCAGCGATCCCGGCGAGAAGCTGGTGGCCGAGGCGATCGAGCGGGGCGTGAAGGTGGTGCCGGTGCCGGGGCCCACCGCGCTGGTGGCGGCGCTGAGTGCGTCGGGGCTTCCCACCGGGCGCTTCCACTTCCTCGGCTTCCTGCCGCGCAAGGGCCCCGAGCGCCAGGCCATGCTGGAGGAGGTGGCGCCCCTGTCCGCGACCCTCGCCCTCTATGAGTCCCCGCGGCGGCTCGGCGAGACGCTGGCGGATCTGCGCGACGCGCTGGGCGAGCGGCGGTGCGTGGTGGCGCGCGAGCTCACCAAGGTGCACGAGGAGTTCGTGCGCGGCGGCTTGAGCGCGCTCGTGGAGCGCTACGCGACCGAGGAGCCCCGGGGCGAGGTGGTGGTGCTCGTGGAGGGCCGCACGGGCGAGCAGCGCTGGAGCGAGGAGGAGCTGCGGCGCGCCCTGGAAGAGGGGCTCGGGCGCGGCGAGAAGCTCAAGGGGTTGAGCACCGAGCTGGCCCGCCGCGCCGGCTGGTCCGGGCAGGACGTGTACCGGCTCGGGCTCGGGCTCAAGAAGCGCTAG
- a CDS encoding YraN family protein, with protein MERKQWGNEGEAAAVRYLEAQGYRIQARNYACRHGELDVVAEREGTLCFVEVRMRSTAAWGDPSQTVSFAKQRRVVKTALHYLGTQGVRGRMLRFDVISVVGRGERATVEHLPGAFDAGM; from the coding sequence GTGGAGCGCAAGCAGTGGGGGAACGAGGGCGAGGCGGCGGCGGTGCGCTACCTGGAGGCCCAGGGCTACCGAATCCAGGCGCGCAACTACGCGTGCCGCCATGGGGAGCTGGACGTGGTGGCCGAGCGCGAGGGCACCCTGTGTTTCGTGGAGGTGCGCATGCGCTCCACGGCGGCCTGGGGCGATCCGTCCCAGACGGTGTCCTTCGCCAAGCAGCGCCGGGTGGTGAAGACGGCGCTGCACTACCTGGGCACGCAGGGCGTGCGCGGCCGCATGCTGCGCTTCGATGTCATCTCGGTGGTGGGCCGCGGCGAGCGCGCGACGGTGGAGCATCTGCCGGGCGCGTTCGACGCCGGCATGTGA
- a CDS encoding ATP-binding protein: MHFVELAVQNVRGFSPTGRFALKTGYLVLKPPATDPSPMAGLSLALLFPDGRGGDAAFSASPQKPGKAALTLVGQDGVTYRVLRELGGGGSLHRLNPTTKQPELVTQDTAEANQFLRGQVGLPPRGTFESIFCLQAGQLPSRRPRGGVRATTSSGGLRTKSSPGMPAVRTQSSPGLALGGLASAQAVQPAHDIPAAEARQKELEKELLLCKEVDNLQFEVDGLNSQVFDLEQKLRGTEGLKEKVREAEALWNAEPTPEKMGLPADIAARAERYGRVLARRDEAIARLLADKDLAEEEAARLPEIKPLVKNRNFWIAVAAGVLFFGLSFFLSKSARYVALLDVPAFGFAAVLALRYVEDLQEKDRVDRRNETFTAREKKITEEFEAEAAPVRRAMEIFDVDTPGDIPPRLQRREQLGSEVAQLRTQLITQERHPEFVAAGEQLPLIRQQIELLNAKIEQKGTFVRDMREVERELSRLKESIALARNPQAMASLSGHDVSSGPEPLEDPSPLLLGQAGDLLTLDVHAVTGVMRERCTQYFSALTERRYVGVEWDRDGNTSVVGASGRRQLLSELPPREVDLFFLSLRLTVVEKVSARVKMPLLVEDAFLGVDESRLPLLGRMLKHLGTLTQVLHVTPLGGFAQVADATIPL; the protein is encoded by the coding sequence ATGCACTTCGTCGAGCTTGCCGTCCAGAATGTCCGGGGGTTCTCTCCGACCGGCCGTTTCGCCTTGAAGACGGGCTATCTGGTCCTCAAACCACCCGCGACGGACCCGAGCCCGATGGCCGGGCTGTCGCTCGCGCTGCTCTTCCCGGATGGCCGGGGCGGGGACGCGGCGTTCTCCGCCTCGCCGCAGAAGCCGGGCAAGGCCGCGCTCACGCTGGTGGGCCAGGACGGGGTCACCTACCGCGTGCTGCGGGAGCTGGGCGGTGGGGGCTCGCTGCACCGGCTCAACCCCACCACGAAGCAGCCAGAGCTCGTCACGCAGGACACCGCCGAGGCCAACCAGTTCCTGCGCGGCCAGGTGGGACTGCCGCCGCGGGGCACCTTCGAGTCCATCTTCTGCCTGCAGGCCGGGCAGCTGCCCTCGCGTCGCCCGCGGGGTGGCGTCCGCGCGACGACCTCCAGCGGCGGTCTGCGCACCAAGTCCTCGCCGGGCATGCCCGCCGTGCGCACGCAGTCCTCGCCGGGGCTCGCCCTGGGCGGGCTCGCCAGCGCCCAGGCGGTGCAGCCCGCCCACGACATTCCCGCCGCCGAGGCCCGGCAGAAGGAGCTCGAGAAGGAGCTGCTGCTCTGCAAGGAGGTGGACAACCTCCAGTTCGAGGTGGACGGGCTCAACTCCCAGGTCTTCGATCTGGAGCAGAAGCTGCGCGGCACGGAGGGCCTCAAGGAGAAGGTGCGCGAGGCCGAGGCGCTCTGGAACGCCGAGCCCACGCCCGAGAAGATGGGCCTGCCCGCGGACATCGCCGCGCGTGCCGAGCGCTACGGCCGGGTGCTCGCCCGGCGGGACGAGGCCATCGCCCGGCTGCTGGCCGACAAGGATCTCGCCGAGGAGGAGGCCGCGCGGCTGCCGGAGATCAAGCCGCTGGTGAAGAACCGCAACTTCTGGATCGCGGTGGCCGCGGGCGTGCTGTTCTTCGGCCTGAGCTTCTTTCTGAGCAAGAGCGCGCGCTACGTGGCCCTGCTGGACGTGCCGGCCTTCGGCTTCGCCGCCGTGCTCGCCCTGCGCTACGTGGAGGATCTCCAGGAGAAGGATCGGGTGGATCGCCGCAACGAGACGTTCACCGCCCGCGAGAAGAAGATCACCGAGGAGTTCGAGGCCGAGGCCGCGCCCGTGCGCCGTGCCATGGAAATCTTCGACGTGGACACGCCCGGGGACATTCCTCCCCGGCTGCAGCGGCGCGAGCAGCTCGGCTCCGAGGTGGCGCAGCTGCGCACCCAGCTCATCACCCAGGAGCGGCACCCGGAGTTCGTCGCCGCGGGCGAGCAGCTGCCGCTCATCCGCCAGCAGATCGAGCTGCTCAACGCGAAGATCGAGCAGAAGGGCACCTTCGTGCGCGACATGCGCGAGGTGGAGCGCGAGCTGTCGCGCCTCAAGGAGTCCATCGCGCTCGCGCGCAACCCCCAGGCCATGGCGTCCCTGTCCGGGCACGACGTGTCCAGCGGGCCGGAGCCCCTGGAGGATCCCTCGCCCCTGTTGCTCGGGCAGGCGGGAGACTTGCTCACCCTGGACGTCCACGCCGTGACGGGGGTGATGCGCGAGCGCTGCACCCAGTACTTCAGCGCCCTCACCGAGCGCCGCTACGTCGGCGTGGAGTGGGACCGGGACGGCAACACGTCGGTGGTGGGCGCGTCGGGTCGGCGCCAGTTGCTCTCGGAGCTGCCCCCGCGCGAGGTGGACCTCTTCTTCCTGAGCCTGCGGCTCACGGTGGTGGAGAAGGTGAGCGCGCGCGTCAAGATGCCGCTGCTCGTCGAGGATGCGTTCCTCGGCGTGGACGAGTCCCGATTGCCGCTGCTCGGCCGCATGCTCAAGCACCTGGGCACGCTGACCCAGGTCTTGCATGTCACGCCGCTCGGGGGCTTCGCGCAGGTCGCGGACGCGACGATTCCCCTGTAG
- the rplS gene encoding 50S ribosomal protein L19: MRRSAIEYVEAKHLRQDVTVFQTGDSVRVHWKVKEGDKERVQAFEGLVIRKTKGYNRATFTVRKVSFGVGVERIFPVHSPRYEKIEVLTRGHVNRNRLFYIRNLKGKASRVESVEDVEMRRAAKAAKVVKAKA, translated from the coding sequence ATGCGTCGCAGCGCTATCGAGTACGTGGAGGCCAAGCACCTCCGCCAGGACGTCACCGTGTTCCAAACCGGTGACTCGGTTCGGGTCCACTGGAAGGTCAAGGAAGGCGACAAGGAGCGCGTGCAGGCGTTCGAGGGTCTCGTCATCCGCAAGACGAAGGGCTACAACCGCGCCACCTTCACCGTGCGCAAGGTGTCCTTCGGCGTCGGCGTGGAGCGCATCTTCCCGGTGCACAGCCCCCGCTACGAGAAGATCGAGGTCCTCACCCGCGGCCACGTGAACCGCAACCGCCTCTTCTACATCCGCAACCTCAAGGGCAAGGCCTCGCGCGTGGAGAGCGTGGAGGACGTGGAGATGCGTCGCGCCGCCAAGGCCGCCAAGGTCGTCAAGGCCAAGGCGTAG
- the trmD gene encoding tRNA (guanosine(37)-N1)-methyltransferase TrmD, translating to MFPVEVLTLFPDSVQGYLGASILGKARDKGLLGVTVTYVRDYAEGKHRVTDDAPYGGGAGMVMKPEPLVAALEAARARAPAGTKALLMSPRGPTFTQARARELVREPGLILVCGRYEGVDERVMPFLDGELSLGDFILTGGEVAALAVVDAVARLLPGVLGNEASSVTESFEENLLEHPHYTRPPVFRGAEVPAILQEGNHARIARWRRWHALRLTRERRPDLFARLTLGKADLKLLSKAEEEL from the coding sequence ATGTTTCCCGTGGAGGTGCTGACGCTCTTCCCGGACAGCGTGCAGGGCTACCTGGGCGCGAGCATCCTCGGCAAGGCCCGGGACAAGGGCCTGCTCGGCGTCACCGTGACGTACGTGCGCGACTACGCCGAGGGCAAGCACCGGGTCACCGACGACGCGCCCTACGGGGGCGGCGCCGGCATGGTGATGAAGCCCGAGCCCCTGGTGGCGGCGCTGGAAGCCGCCCGGGCCCGGGCCCCCGCGGGCACCAAGGCCCTGCTGATGAGCCCCCGCGGTCCCACCTTCACCCAGGCGCGGGCCCGCGAGCTCGTGCGCGAGCCCGGGCTGATCCTCGTGTGTGGCCGCTACGAGGGCGTGGACGAGCGGGTCATGCCCTTCCTGGACGGGGAGTTGTCCCTGGGGGACTTCATCCTCACCGGGGGCGAGGTGGCCGCCCTGGCCGTGGTGGACGCCGTGGCGCGGCTGTTGCCCGGGGTGTTGGGCAACGAGGCCTCCAGCGTCACCGAGAGCTTCGAGGAGAACCTCCTCGAGCACCCGCACTACACCCGGCCGCCCGTCTTCCGGGGCGCCGAGGTGCCCGCCATCCTCCAGGAGGGAAACCACGCGCGCATCGCCCGGTGGCGGCGCTGGCACGCGCTGCGGCTCACGCGCGAGCGGCGGCCGGATCTGTTCGCCCGCCTGACCTTGGGCAAGGCGGATCTCAAGTTGTTGTCCAAGGCCGAGGAGGAGTTGTAA
- the rimM gene encoding ribosome maturation factor RimM (Essential for efficient processing of 16S rRNA): MTLKPHLELGYVARAHGLKGEVAVRAFDPASETLDFVERVLVRTRAGQERLLRIESVRPTPKETLVVFEDVERREDAEALVGATVLVFREDLEPPSEDEYFQGDLVGLTAVDAAGNVLGRVEELWDTGEVPNLVIRAEGREELVVPFADDFVSTVDIPGGKLVVKPPEYLEVGGGGRDEEA; this comes from the coding sequence GTGACGCTCAAGCCCCATCTGGAGTTGGGCTACGTGGCACGGGCCCATGGTCTCAAGGGCGAGGTGGCCGTACGCGCCTTCGACCCGGCCTCCGAGACCCTGGACTTCGTCGAGCGCGTGCTCGTGCGCACCCGCGCCGGGCAGGAGCGCCTGCTGCGCATCGAGTCCGTGCGGCCCACCCCCAAGGAGACCCTCGTGGTCTTCGAGGACGTGGAGCGCCGCGAGGACGCCGAGGCGCTCGTGGGCGCCACCGTGCTCGTGTTCCGCGAGGACCTCGAGCCTCCGTCCGAGGACGAGTACTTCCAGGGAGACCTGGTGGGCCTCACCGCGGTGGATGCCGCGGGCAACGTGCTCGGCCGCGTGGAGGAGCTGTGGGACACCGGCGAGGTGCCCAACCTCGTCATCCGCGCCGAGGGCCGCGAGGAGCTCGTGGTGCCCTTCGCCGATGACTTCGTCTCCACCGTGGACATCCCGGGCGGCAAGCTCGTGGTGAAGCCTCCGGAGTACCTGGAGGTGGGCGGCGGCGGGCGGGACGAGGAGGCGTGA
- a CDS encoding KH domain-containing protein produces the protein MEPLILYLVRSLVDHPDQVALRASEVDGARLYELKVSPEDVGKVIGRDGRTVGALRTLIGAAAQKHGQKVRLEIQDDRRVPPGPASSPPDNP, from the coding sequence GTGGAGCCACTCATCCTCTACCTGGTGCGGTCCCTGGTCGATCATCCCGACCAGGTCGCCTTGCGCGCGTCCGAGGTGGACGGGGCCCGGCTCTACGAGCTGAAGGTCTCCCCCGAGGACGTGGGCAAGGTCATCGGACGTGATGGGCGCACGGTGGGTGCCCTCCGGACGCTGATCGGCGCCGCGGCCCAGAAGCATGGGCAGAAGGTCCGTCTGGAGATCCAGGACGACCGTCGCGTGCCGCCGGGCCCCGCCTCTTCCCCTCCCGACAACCCGTGA
- the rpsP gene encoding 30S ribosomal protein S16 — protein MAVILRLARAGSKKKPYYHVVATDSRSPRDGKFIEAVGSYDPNHTPAKVEFDAERLAHWQKVGAQESETVSELIKRHKRATPAT, from the coding sequence ATGGCCGTTATCCTCCGTCTCGCCCGCGCGGGCTCCAAGAAGAAGCCGTACTACCACGTGGTGGCCACTGACTCCCGCAGCCCCCGGGACGGCAAGTTCATCGAGGCCGTGGGCTCCTACGATCCGAACCACACCCCCGCCAAGGTGGAGTTCGACGCGGAGCGCCTGGCGCACTGGCAGAAGGTCGGCGCGCAGGAGTCCGAGACCGTCAGCGAGCTCATCAAGCGCCACAAGCGCGCCACGCCCGCCACCTAG
- the rlmN gene encoding 23S rRNA (adenine(2503)-C(2))-methyltransferase RlmN, protein MTPTEPSSAPAEIPAPVLPVAAPAPAKLTEVSSLTLEGLTRFLTEQLGEKAFRAGQLYRWMHQRGATSFDEMTDLSKALRTKLKERAEIVPLVKDAEQRSVDGTIKYRWKTRDGRYIESVYMPSADRKTLCVSTQVGCAMACTFCMTGTLGLKRNLTPGEIVAQVHAVNREVRKNEGLETLRPLSNLVFMGMGEPLHNFENLKTSLAILQSGDGPNFSHRHITVSTVGLVPMIERFGQETDVKLAISLNASTDEQRSQTMPVNRKWNIAALLDACRKFPLRQGRRITFEYVLLRDFNDTDADAARLIELLKGIPAKVNLIPYNENPGLGFQTTMEQRAERFRELLCEGHVAAFIRQNRGRDIAGACGQLANRGGESASESAQSPELP, encoded by the coding sequence ATGACGCCGACCGAGCCCTCCAGCGCCCCCGCCGAGATCCCGGCCCCCGTCCTGCCCGTCGCGGCCCCCGCGCCCGCGAAGCTCACGGAGGTCTCCAGCCTCACGCTCGAGGGGCTCACCCGCTTCCTCACCGAGCAACTGGGCGAGAAGGCCTTCCGGGCCGGGCAGCTCTACCGGTGGATGCACCAGCGCGGCGCCACCTCGTTCGACGAGATGACGGACCTGTCCAAGGCCCTGCGCACGAAGCTCAAGGAGCGCGCGGAGATCGTCCCGCTGGTGAAGGACGCCGAGCAGCGCTCGGTGGATGGCACCATCAAGTACCGCTGGAAGACGCGGGATGGCCGCTACATCGAGTCCGTCTACATGCCCTCCGCGGACCGCAAGACGCTGTGCGTGTCCACGCAGGTGGGCTGCGCCATGGCGTGCACCTTCTGCATGACGGGCACCCTGGGCCTCAAGCGCAACCTGACGCCCGGGGAGATCGTCGCCCAGGTGCACGCGGTCAACCGCGAGGTGCGCAAGAACGAGGGCCTGGAGACGCTGCGGCCCCTGTCCAACCTGGTGTTCATGGGCATGGGCGAGCCCCTGCACAACTTCGAGAACCTCAAGACGTCGCTCGCCATCCTCCAGTCCGGGGACGGGCCGAACTTCAGCCACCGCCACATCACCGTGTCCACCGTGGGCCTCGTGCCGATGATCGAGCGCTTCGGGCAGGAGACGGACGTGAAGCTGGCCATCTCGCTCAACGCGAGCACCGACGAGCAGCGCTCCCAGACGATGCCCGTCAACCGCAAGTGGAACATCGCGGCGCTGCTCGACGCCTGCCGCAAGTTCCCCCTGCGCCAGGGCCGCCGCATCACCTTCGAGTACGTGCTGCTGCGCGACTTCAACGACACCGACGCGGACGCCGCGCGGCTCATCGAGCTGCTCAAGGGCATCCCCGCCAAGGTGAACCTCATTCCCTACAACGAGAACCCCGGCCTGGGCTTCCAGACGACCATGGAGCAGCGGGCCGAGCGCTTCCGGGAACTCCTGTGCGAGGGCCACGTGGCGGCCTTCATCCGGCAGAATCGCGGGCGGGACATCGCGGGGGCGTGCGGCCAGTTGGCCAACCGGGGAGGGGAGAGCGCCTCGGAATCGGCGCAAAGCCCCGAGCTTCCTTGA
- the ndk gene encoding nucleoside-diphosphate kinase — translation MAIERTLSIIKPDGLQKGVIGQIIARFEEKNLKPVAIRLQHLSQAQAEGFYAVHKARPFFKDLVSFMISGPVVLMVLEGENAVLANRDLMGATNPANAAPGTIRRDFATSIDQNTVHGSDSLENAKNEIAYFFRETEVHGYEYAGKK, via the coding sequence ATGGCCATCGAGCGTACGCTGTCCATCATCAAGCCGGACGGTCTTCAGAAGGGCGTCATCGGTCAGATCATCGCCCGCTTCGAGGAGAAGAACCTCAAGCCCGTCGCCATCCGCCTGCAGCACCTGTCCCAGGCCCAGGCCGAGGGCTTCTACGCCGTTCACAAGGCTCGCCCCTTCTTCAAGGATCTGGTGAGCTTCATGATCTCCGGCCCCGTCGTCCTGATGGTGCTCGAGGGTGAGAACGCCGTGCTGGCCAACCGCGACCTGATGGGCGCCACCAACCCGGCCAACGCCGCCCCGGGCACCATCCGCCGCGACTTCGCCACCAGCATCGACCAGAACACGGTCCACGGCTCGGACAGCCTGGAGAACGCGAAGAACGAGATCGCGTACTTCTTCCGCGAGACCGAGGTCCACGGCTACGAGTACGCCGGCAAGAAGTAG
- the sucD gene encoding succinate--CoA ligase subunit alpha — MSILVNENTKVLCQGITGSAGSFHSKQMLEYGTKLVGGVTPGKGGTDFEGKVPVFNTVADAVKQTGANTSVIFVPPPFAADSIMEAADAGISLIITITEGIPVNDMVRAKRYIQGKQGVRLIGPNCPGVITPGAKCKIGIMPGHIHKPGRIGVVSRSGTLTYEAVHQLTQLGLGQSTAVGIGGDPVNGTDFVDVLKLFNDDPETDAVIMIGEIGGSAEEAGAEYVAREFKKPIAGFIAGQSAPPGKRMGHAGAIISGGKGTATEKIKAMEAAGFVMAASPAELGTTLQEAIKRGPPKKR, encoded by the coding sequence ATGAGCATCCTCGTCAATGAGAACACGAAGGTCCTCTGCCAGGGCATCACCGGCTCGGCGGGCTCGTTCCACTCCAAGCAGATGCTGGAGTACGGCACCAAGCTGGTCGGCGGTGTGACGCCGGGCAAGGGCGGCACCGACTTCGAGGGCAAGGTCCCCGTGTTCAACACGGTGGCCGACGCGGTGAAGCAGACCGGCGCCAACACCTCGGTCATCTTCGTGCCGCCGCCCTTCGCCGCCGACTCCATCATGGAGGCGGCCGACGCGGGCATCTCCCTCATCATCACCATCACCGAGGGCATCCCCGTCAACGACATGGTGCGCGCCAAGCGCTACATCCAGGGCAAGCAGGGCGTGCGCCTCATCGGCCCGAACTGCCCGGGCGTCATCACCCCCGGCGCCAAGTGCAAGATCGGCATCATGCCGGGCCACATCCACAAGCCGGGCCGCATCGGCGTGGTGTCGCGCTCGGGCACGCTCACCTACGAGGCCGTGCACCAGCTCACCCAGCTGGGCCTGGGCCAGTCCACCGCGGTGGGCATCGGCGGCGACCCGGTCAACGGCACGGACTTCGTGGACGTGCTCAAGCTCTTCAATGACGATCCGGAGACGGACGCGGTCATCATGATCGGCGAGATCGGCGGCAGCGCCGAGGAGGCCGGTGCCGAGTACGTGGCGCGCGAGTTCAAGAAGCCCATCGCGGGCTTCATCGCCGGCCAGTCCGCCCCCCCGGGCAAGCGCATGGGCCACGCGGGCGCCATCATCTCCGGCGGCAAGGGCACGGCCACCGAGAAGATCAAGGCCATGGAGGCCGCGGGCTTCGTGATGGCCGCGAGCCCCGCCGAGCTCGGCACCACGCTGCAGGAGGCCATCAAGCGTGGCCCCCCCAAGAAGCGCTAG